DNA from Synechococcus sp. CBW1108:
ACCCTGTTTGCAGCCCTGGATGTGGCCACCGGTGCGGTGATCGCCGAGTGCTAGCCGAGGCACCGGCACCAGGAGTTCCTGAGCTTCCTGCGGCGGATCGACAAGGAGGTGCCCAAGGATCTGGAGCTGCACCTGATCGTCGACAACTACTGCACCCACAAGCACGCAAAAGTGAAGGCCTGGCTGGTGCAGCGACCGCGCTTTCACGTCCACTACACACCCACCTATGCCTCCTGGCTTAACCAGGTGGAGCGCTGGTTTGGACTGATAACCCAGAAGGCCATCCGACGTGGCAGTTTCTCCAGCGTTCAAGAGCTGATCAACAAAATTGAGCTGTTCGTGGCGGCCTACGACAAGACCAAGGCGCCGTTCAAGTGGACCGCCACCGCGGACTCAATCCTGGAGAAGCTCCAGAGACTTTGCTCGCAAATCTCCGGGACGGCACACTAGTTCCTATTTCAGATTGTCTGCGACATAAAAGACATTCCCGCGCTGGAGAGCAAGCGAGTCGTATGTCTAAATTTTACCTTAAGAGTTTGCTGAAAAACCCTACCTGCGCAAAAATTGCGCAACCGCCCAGTCCAGATTCGAGGTCACCGGGAGAGCAGCGGCTCCCTGTTCTCCTACGTGGCGATCGAGGCGCGGATCCCGGCCAGTCATCCGCTGCGGTGGATCCGGAAACTGGCGGATCAGGCCCTTGATCGATTGAACCCCACCTTTTTCGCGCTGTATGCCGCAGAAGGCCGGCCATCGGTGCCGCCGGAGCAGCTGTTGCTGGCCTCGCTGCTGCAGGCGTTCTACGGAACCCGCTCCGAGCGGTTGTTGCTAGAGCAGCTCCACTACTACCTGCTGTACCGCTGGTTTGTGGGCCCCCCGGTTTCAGGAAAGATGTCACCCCTTTGATCCATCCATCCGGGGGCTTGAGGACATGACCAATGCGCCGATACAGCGAGGCCGTTAAGGCTGATGTGAGGAGACGGATGCACCCGCCCCACAGGCAGAGCGTGGCCCGGATTTCAGAGGAGCTGGGCATTCACGTGATGACCCTCTACAAATGGAGGAAGGCCTGGCGGTTGCAGGGAGAGGTGGTGCCGGCATCCGAGAAGGAACCAGAGGGCTGGAACGCCGCCGACAAGTTCACGGTGGTGCTGGAAAGCGCCGGGCTCAATGCCACCGAACTCAGCGCCTACTGCCGCGAGCGGGGCCTGTTCCCTGAGCAGGTGAGCCGTTGGCGGCAGGCGGCCCAGGATGCCAACGCCAAGCCGGTGCTGACGATGGCCGAACAGAAGGAGCTCGAGAAGCTCCGCGCCCAGGACCAGCGGGAGATCAAAGCCCTCAGAAAGGAGCTGCAGCGCAAGGAGAAGGCCATGGCGGAGATGGCGGCTTTGCTGGTGCTGCAAAAAAAGTGGGATGCCTTCTGTTCGGAGGAAGAGGAAGGCTGACCAGCGCCGTGCACCGGCGGAAGGTGATCGAGCTGATCGGGGAGGCCAATGCTGCGGGCGCCGGCCTGGTGAGGGCCTGTGGTGTGATCGGCATCTGCCTGCGCACCCTCAAACGCTGGCGGAAGGCCTTCCTGGGTGATGGGGACGGCGTGGATCGCCGTAAAGGCAGTGCTCGGCTGGTGGGTCACCGCCTGAGCGAGGAAGAGCGCCAGCGAATCCTGCTGACGTGCAACCAGCCGGAGTACGCCGCGCTGCCGCCAGGGCAGATCGTGCCGGCACTGTCCGATCAAAAGCTCTTTATTGGTTCAGAGAGCAGCTTCTATCGGGTGCTGCACCAGGCGGGTCAGTGCCACCGCCGGGGGAGGGCCAGGCTGCCTCAAGAACCGCGCTCGGTGCCGCGCCTCAGGGCGGATGGCCCGAACCAGGTTTGGAGCTGGGACATCAGCTTCCTGCCGACCACGGTGCGGGGTGTGTGGCTCTACCTCTACCTGGTGATCGACGTCTGGAGCCGCAAAGTGGTGGCCTGGGATGTGGCCGAGGTGGAGTCGGCTCAGATCGCCGCGGATCTGGTGCAGCGGGCCTGCCTCAAGGAGCGCTACCACCGCCCCAACGGCTTTGGCCGCCGCCAGTGCCAGCAGCAGCCACTAATCCTCCACGCCGACAACGGCAATGCAATGCGCGGGGCGACGCTGGAATCACGGCTCGAGGAGATGGGCGTGCTCAGATCCTTCTCCAGGCCAAGGGTCTCAAACGACAACCCATACTCGGAATCCCTTTTCCGTACGGTCAAATACCGCCCCGACTACCCCAGCCGGCCATTCGCCAACAAAGAGGAGGCCTGTGAATGGGTGGCAGCATTTGTGGATTGGTACAACCACCGGCACCACCACAGCGCGATCAAATTCGTGACGCCCCACCAGCGCCACAGTGGAGCTGCCAAGGCCATTTGCCAGCAGCGCACTGATGTCTACGAGGCCGCCCGCCGTGCCAATCCAACGCGCTGGAGCGGTGCCACCCGCTGCTGGAGTCAACCGGCAGAAGTGTGGATAAACAAGCCAACAGAAGAGCCCGATCCGGTCCTGGCGCTACCCTTAATCAAGGCCGCCTGAATGGCAGCCAAGGAGTGACAACTTTCCTGAAAGTCACCGGGCCTGAGCCCCGACGATCCCATTTGGCACCCCACCACCTTTACCAAGAACCGCGAGCGGCTGCTCAATGACCAGGTCATGGGCAGCTTTCTGGAGAAGCTGATGGGCGCGCCGGAAGTCAAGCCGTTGCTCAGCGATGAGCACTTCTCTTTGGATGGCACCCTGCTGCAGGCCTGGGCGTCGCATGCCTCCCTGGAGCGGACCGATGGTCAGCAGGATCCACCACCGCCGCCATCAGGGCCTGGACAGGGCTTTGGGGCTCCAAAGCCCGGCAAGAAGCGGGCCAAGGGTGACTTCCGCGGCATCAAGCTCTGCAACAAGACCCACCGCTCAAAGACTGACCCAGAAGACTTACTGGCGCGCAAGTCCAACGCCCACCAGGCTCTTCCGAGCTACCGAGTCAGTGAGCGCACCTCTCGGTGCGACGCCATGTGCTCATGGACAACCGCCATGCGCTGATCGTGGACTGCACGATCACGCAAGCGACGGGCACCGGGGAACGGGATGCTGCCCAAGCAATGGCGGCTGATCGTCCCGGTGCCCACCAGAAAACCCTCTGTGCCGATAAGGGGATAAGGGTTATGACACCAAGGGTTTCGTGGCTGAGATGCGATGCATCGGTGTCACGCCGCACGTGGCACAAAACACCAGCCGTCCAGGCGGCTCTGCGATTGATGGCCGCACTACCCGCCATGAGGGCTATGCCAAGTTGATCAATGCCCGCTGGGGCATCGAGAAGGTATTTGCCTGGATCAAACAGTGGGTCGGACTGCGTCAGTTCAAACTGCGCGGCACCGAAAAGGTCGATGCGGTGTTTGGTCTGCACATGATCGACTACAACCTGATCCGCCTTGGCAATCTGCTCCGTCCCGCGGCGCTGGCGGCGGCATGAGCGGCGCATTGCCCAGAGGTGTGGCCAGACGGACGGCCAAAACCCTCAGAAACAGCCCAAAAAGGCCTCATCCAACCGTCTGAGCTGCGCTGAGGGCTGAAATCAGCAAGAAATCAGCTTTTGCCTGGGGAAAACGCGCTTCCCGCAGGGGTTTTCCGCAAACTCTTAAGGCAGTCCTGACAGGGCCGTTATTCGATCAGAGCCTCCCAACCTATTGCCGGATACCAATGAACTTAATGGTAGTTAATTTTGACAGTTTAGTCGGTTGCTTGGCTTCAACAGCGGACGAAGTTTATCGCGCCAGAAGAGATAAAGTCGGACGATTGGATCTAGGGAGAATCGACGGCGATCTTGTTTTCCTACAACCAACAGACCTCGGTCTGTGTTCTCTTCTGGTTTTGATTTCGAGTTAAAATGGAAGTTGTCGAATCCAAGCTGCCGACAACGCTTGGGTAGGCGAGCTAGGAGTCGGAAAATTTCGCTTGATGTGTCGTGGAAAACCAGCACGCTGCCAGGGGCGGCCGTGCGAAAGAGATCGGGTGCCGTCTGGTATCCACGAGTGTGGTCTCCATCAGAAATAATGAAGGTAAAAGCCTCTGACGGAGAACGTTGCAAAAAAATACTTTCATCTTCTACTATCAAGTTCCAATCGGGATTATTTTCTTGCAAGTATGTAATATGAAAAGGCTTCTTTCCATTCCAGTCGAAAAAGTTGTCTACGGAGGTCAAGCGCCCACGACCGTTTTCGCGCAATGCTTCCAAGACGACGGATGTCAGGTAAGCTGAGCCAACGCCAAGTTCCAACACCTCGAGAGGTTTGTGAGCCAACACAAGCCCAGCAATTAAATGGGCATGAGCATAATCAAGAGCTTGTGAGTTCTGCGAAGGAAATTGAGCTAGGGCTGCTGTGAGCCTGGCTCCCACTGGCTGCTTGTCATTATCAGAGTTCATGGATTTAAGAAAATGCAAAGTAGAGGAGGCTGCGTGATTTAAGCGATGGAACTAATTAAATTCAAATTCACTGACCATGG
Protein-coding regions in this window:
- a CDS encoding class I SAM-dependent methyltransferase yields the protein MNSDNDKQPVGARLTAALAQFPSQNSQALDYAHAHLIAGLVLAHKPLEVLELGVGSAYLTSVVLEALRENGRGRLTSVDNFFDWNGKKPFHITYLQENNPDWNLIVEDESIFLQRSPSEAFTFIISDGDHTRGYQTAPDLFRTAAPGSVLVFHDTSSEIFRLLARLPKRCRQLGFDNFHFNSKSKPEENTDRGLLVVGKQDRRRFSLDPIVRLYLFWRDKLRPLLKPSNRLNCQN